In Anabrus simplex isolate iqAnaSimp1 chromosome 4, ASM4041472v1, whole genome shotgun sequence, a single genomic region encodes these proteins:
- the LOC136872588 gene encoding prostaglandin reductase 1-like — MRQTLVIRSAITSVLLTLRPVRARLNMVKTKKFILAKHFQGEPKESDLQLVEEELPPLKDGEILCEAVWLSVDPYMRPYTARLPTGITMIGSQVGKIIESRNKGFPVGKYVLGYLGWQTKTIHNPQQPSSSTMAPTYLLPDFGELPLSLALGVLGMPGNTAYFGFLEICQPKAGEVVVVSGAAGAVGSLVGQIARIKGCKVIGFAGSDDKVRWLKDDLHFDAAYNYKKTDVDTALKEAAPNGVDCYFDNVGGVMSSTVLSHMNPRGRISVCGSISSYNADAKQLPSAPVVQPSLVFKELKMEGFIVHRWLDRWMEGIHQMKDWVKNKELVYRETVTEGFENMPKAFIGMLRGENTGKAVVKA; from the coding sequence ATGAGACAGACACTTGTTATCAGAAGCGCAATTACTTCAGTACTGTTAACACTACGTCCTGTTCGAGCTCGCTTAAACATGGTGAAGACGAAGAAGTTCATCCTGGCCAAGCACTTCCAAGGCGAGCCTAAAGAAAGTGATCTTCAGCTGGTGGAAGAAGAACTTCCGCCACTCAAGGATGGAGAAATCCTGTGTGAAGCTGTGTGGCTCAGCGTAGATCCTTACATGAGACCGTATACAGCACGACTTCCTACGGGCATTACAATGATAGGGTCTCAAGTAGGGAAGATCATTGAAAGTCGTAATAAGGGCTTTCCAGTCGGGAAATACGTCTTGGGTTATCTGGGATGGCAGACCAAGACCATTCACAACCCACAGCAGCCATCTAGCTCGACTATGGCCCCTACGTACCTTCTTCCAGACTTCGGTGAACTTCCTCTGTCTCTGGCTCTGGGTGTACTGGGCATGCCTGGTAACACCGCCTATTTTGGTTTCCTCGAGATCTGCCAGCCCAAGGCaggtgaagtggtggtggtgagcgGCGCTGCGGGGGCGGTAGGTAGCCTGGTGGGTCAAATCGCCCGCATCAAGGGCTGCAAGGTCATAGGCTTCGCTGGCTCTGACGACAAGGTGCGCTGGCTTAAGGACGACCTGCACTTTGACGCCGCCTACAACTACAAGAAGACGGACGTGGACACGGCGCTGAAGGAGGCGGCTCCCAACGGTGTGGACTGTTACTTCGACAACGTTGGTGGCGTCATGAGCAGCACCGTCCTAAGTCACATGAATCCACGGGGCCGAATCTCCGTGTGTGGCAGCATCAGCTCATACAACGCGGACGCCAAACAACTGCCTTCAGCGCCAGTTGTGCAGCCTTCCTTGGTGTTCAAGGAGTTGAAGATGGAGGGTTTCATCGTCCATCGCTGGTTGGATCGCTGGATGGAAGGTATTCATCAGATGAAGGACTGGGTCAAGAACAAAGAGCTGGTCTACCGCGAGACCGTCACAGAAGGGTTTGAGAACATGCCCAAGGCGTTCATCGGCATGTTGAGAGGTGAGAACACGGGCAAGGCAGTTGTTAAGGCCTAA